One genomic segment of Natronospira proteinivora includes these proteins:
- a CDS encoding DUF4390 domain-containing protein: MYQASHKSFPVSALSWLLVIVLCLFAAKLYAGSITLITGFTEEVDGVHYLNADVRYSLSDEALDALENGLPLRVKVEVEVIRPRFMWRDATETGFERSHKIQFQPLTRLYVVENAQTQRRQSFQTYGAAISEVSRIEDVPVIDEARLDPDTRYEIRMRVHLEIEERPDGLGLIARLFANSRLSSGWYQWTLRS, translated from the coding sequence ATGTATCAGGCCTCGCATAAATCTTTTCCTGTATCGGCGCTTAGCTGGCTGCTGGTGATTGTGCTGTGCCTGTTTGCCGCCAAGCTGTACGCCGGCAGCATTACCCTGATTACCGGCTTTACCGAAGAAGTGGATGGCGTCCATTATCTCAATGCGGATGTACGCTATAGTCTCAGCGACGAGGCCCTGGATGCCCTGGAAAACGGCTTGCCCCTGCGGGTCAAGGTGGAAGTGGAAGTGATTCGGCCACGTTTCATGTGGCGGGATGCCACTGAAACCGGCTTTGAGCGTTCCCACAAAATCCAGTTCCAGCCGCTGACGCGTCTGTACGTGGTGGAAAACGCCCAGACTCAGCGACGGCAAAGCTTTCAAACCTACGGGGCGGCCATCTCCGAAGTCAGTCGTATTGAAGATGTCCCGGTCATCGATGAGGCGCGGCTGGATCCGGACACTCGTTACGAAATCCGCATGCGGGTGCATCTGGAGATCGAAGAGCGCCCTGACGGGCTCGGCCTGATTGCCCGCCTGTTCGCCAATTCCCGTCTTTCCAGTGGATGGTATCAGTGGACCCTTCGTTCCTGA
- the rsmB gene encoding 16S rRNA (cytosine(967)-C(5))-methyltransferase RsmB encodes MKKADTRARAAELIHAVMAEQASLSDRLPRARQGLSARDGALLQALVFGTLRQGPRLEWILGRLLDKPLRKRDRIINAVMLLGLHQLVATRVPTHAALSETVEAARALGRPRAAGLVNAVLRRFQREKEALWEAAEAVPTARWQHPEWLIRQCQSDWPGDWEGILAAGNAPPPMILRVNQQQGGRDAFLARLAEADIEARPGPHAPDAVWLSQPCSVDQLPGFAEGLFSVQDESAQQVAGLMQLAPGQRVLDACAAPGGKTAHMLESCPDIAHMLALDVDPDRLGRVRENLDRLGLSADIRAGDVAHPESWWDGESFDRILLDVPCSGTGVIRRHPDIKYLRRSNDAAGLAEKQAAILAGAWSMLAPGGRLLYTTCSIFRQENEGVLERFLAAQPDALPQSLTLPAAVPAGPGIQYLPRIDGGDGFYYGALEKTGKPKRA; translated from the coding sequence ATGAAAAAAGCCGACACCCGGGCCCGGGCCGCCGAATTGATTCACGCTGTCATGGCGGAGCAGGCAAGCCTCAGCGATCGCCTGCCGCGGGCCCGCCAGGGCTTGTCGGCCCGTGATGGGGCCCTGTTGCAGGCCCTGGTGTTCGGTACCCTGCGTCAGGGTCCAAGGCTGGAGTGGATACTGGGCCGCCTGCTGGACAAACCCCTACGTAAGCGGGACCGCATTATCAATGCCGTGATGCTGCTGGGGCTTCACCAACTGGTCGCCACCCGCGTTCCCACCCATGCGGCTCTGTCTGAAACCGTGGAGGCGGCCCGAGCCTTGGGCCGGCCCCGCGCGGCCGGTCTGGTGAATGCCGTTTTGCGCCGTTTCCAGCGCGAAAAGGAAGCCCTCTGGGAGGCTGCTGAAGCCGTTCCCACCGCCCGATGGCAGCATCCGGAATGGTTGATTCGCCAATGTCAGTCGGATTGGCCCGGGGACTGGGAAGGCATTCTGGCGGCGGGCAACGCCCCGCCCCCCATGATTCTGCGAGTCAATCAGCAGCAGGGCGGGCGGGATGCCTTTCTGGCACGACTAGCCGAGGCCGACATCGAGGCTCGCCCTGGACCCCATGCCCCGGACGCGGTCTGGCTGTCACAGCCTTGCAGCGTGGATCAGTTACCCGGCTTTGCCGAGGGCCTCTTTTCTGTTCAGGACGAATCTGCCCAGCAGGTGGCCGGACTGATGCAGTTGGCTCCCGGCCAGCGGGTGCTGGATGCCTGTGCTGCCCCCGGTGGCAAGACCGCCCATATGCTGGAGTCCTGTCCGGACATCGCTCATATGCTGGCCCTGGATGTCGATCCGGATCGACTGGGGCGGGTTCGCGAGAATCTCGATCGCCTTGGCTTGTCGGCGGACATTCGGGCGGGGGATGTGGCCCATCCCGAGTCATGGTGGGATGGCGAGTCCTTTGATCGCATCCTGCTGGACGTGCCCTGTTCCGGCACGGGCGTGATTCGGCGCCATCCGGATATCAAGTATCTGCGCCGGTCGAATGACGCAGCTGGCCTGGCGGAAAAGCAGGCCGCGATCCTGGCGGGGGCCTGGTCCATGCTGGCGCCGGGCGGACGTCTGCTCTATACCACCTGCTCCATTTTTCGGCAGGAAAACGAGGGCGTTCTTGAGCGTTTCCTGGCAGCGCAACCGGATGCCTTGCCCCAATCCCTGACATTGCCTGCGGCCGTGCCAGCCGGCCCCGGAATCCAGTACCTGCCCCGGATCGATGGAGGGGACGGCTTTTACTATGGGGCTCTGGAGAAAACCGGAAAGCCGAAGCGGGCGTGA
- the def gene encoding peptide deformylase, with translation MSKLTILRYPDHRLRRKAEPVAEVNDEIRQLADDMLETMYDAPGIGLAATQVNVQKRVLVIDVSDDRSEPRVFINPEILEKRGEEVMEEGCLSVPGIFAEVKRADWVRVKALGRDGESFEMEADGLLAVCIQHEIDHLNGKLFVDYLSELKRRMVRKRLEKERRAIQAGRKEPEKPAQPVI, from the coding sequence ATGTCGAAACTCACTATTCTGCGCTATCCCGACCATCGTCTGCGTCGCAAGGCCGAGCCCGTGGCGGAGGTCAATGATGAGATCCGGCAATTGGCGGATGACATGCTTGAGACCATGTATGACGCTCCCGGCATCGGTCTGGCGGCAACCCAGGTTAATGTCCAGAAGCGCGTACTGGTGATTGATGTCTCTGATGACCGTTCCGAGCCCCGGGTCTTTATCAATCCGGAGATTCTGGAAAAGCGGGGCGAAGAGGTCATGGAAGAGGGCTGTTTGTCCGTCCCCGGGATCTTTGCCGAGGTCAAGAGAGCGGATTGGGTCCGGGTTAAGGCACTGGGCCGGGATGGTGAGTCTTTTGAAATGGAAGCCGATGGCTTGCTGGCGGTGTGCATCCAGCACGAGATCGACCATCTCAACGGCAAGCTGTTTGTGGATTATCTGTCCGAGCTCAAGCGCCGCATGGTCCGGAAACGCCTGGAAAAGGAGCGCCGGGCCATCCAGGCTGGCCGCAAGGAACCCGAAAAACCCGCCCAGCCGGTTATTTGA
- a CDS encoding sigma-54-dependent transcriptional regulator translates to MSAAHILVVDDESDIRGMVRDILEDEGYRVTVAEDAAAARRAHDAEEIDLILLDIWMPDVDGITLLRDWSRSGQLDCPVVIMSGHGTVDTAVEATRLGAHEFLEKPLSMAKLLQIVGEALESGREERERRKARSILSPLVEPVGKSPLMRQVRDRVKKVADEGSPVLLLGEAGTGRETLARFLHSESPQREARFVNVILSSLRDEDAESQLFGRHAGDSLEPGFLEKARGGTLFLNELGDMSEKVQRLLMSVLESRRFTPLGSEQSEALDVRLVASAPPTIARLVEAGRFRQDLLNQLDVLPVQVPPLRQYREDVPDLIRYYVDVLVDQEGLPFRRFSVGAQNRLRNYPWPGNIRELKNMVHRFLALSDREDISLEDVEAELRRESEREVEPLVKQDLLGLSLRDARERFERAYLEQQLELCGGRVGKLAERVGLERTHLYRKLKALGIEIQKNQ, encoded by the coding sequence ATGAGCGCAGCCCACATCCTGGTGGTGGATGATGAGTCGGATATTCGCGGCATGGTTCGGGATATCCTTGAGGATGAGGGCTACCGGGTTACCGTGGCCGAGGACGCGGCTGCGGCCCGACGGGCCCATGATGCCGAGGAAATCGATCTGATCCTGCTGGATATCTGGATGCCGGATGTGGACGGCATCACACTGCTGCGGGATTGGTCCCGAAGCGGTCAGCTGGATTGCCCAGTGGTGATCATGTCGGGACACGGTACGGTGGATACGGCAGTGGAGGCCACCCGCCTGGGCGCCCATGAGTTTCTGGAAAAGCCCCTGTCCATGGCCAAGCTCCTGCAGATCGTGGGCGAGGCCCTGGAGTCCGGCCGCGAGGAAAGGGAACGGCGCAAGGCCCGCTCCATTCTTTCTCCTCTGGTGGAACCGGTGGGCAAGTCGCCTTTGATGCGCCAGGTCCGGGATCGGGTCAAGAAGGTTGCTGATGAGGGCTCCCCGGTGCTGCTGCTGGGTGAAGCCGGGACCGGACGGGAAACCTTGGCCCGTTTTCTGCACTCGGAAAGCCCCCAGCGGGAGGCGCGTTTTGTCAATGTTATCCTCAGCAGCCTGCGGGATGAGGATGCCGAGAGCCAGCTGTTTGGTCGCCATGCGGGCGATAGTCTGGAACCGGGTTTTCTGGAAAAGGCCCGGGGCGGGACCCTGTTCCTGAATGAGCTGGGTGATATGAGTGAAAAGGTCCAGCGCCTGTTGATGTCGGTGTTGGAATCCAGGCGTTTTACCCCGCTGGGCAGTGAGCAGAGCGAGGCCCTGGATGTTCGTCTGGTGGCATCGGCCCCACCCACTATTGCCCGTCTCGTGGAGGCTGGCCGGTTCCGTCAGGACCTCCTTAATCAGCTGGATGTCCTGCCCGTCCAGGTCCCGCCGCTGCGCCAGTACCGTGAGGATGTCCCCGACCTGATTCGCTATTACGTGGATGTGCTGGTGGACCAGGAAGGCCTGCCCTTCCGGCGTTTTTCCGTGGGGGCCCAGAACCGACTGCGCAATTACCCCTGGCCGGGCAATATCCGGGAGTTGAAGAACATGGTCCACCGCTTTCTGGCCCTGTCGGACCGGGAAGATATTTCACTGGAGGATGTGGAAGCCGAACTGCGACGGGAATCCGAGCGGGAGGTGGAGCCCCTGGTGAAACAGGATCTTCTGGGGCTGAGCCTCCGGGACGCCCGGGAGCGGTTCGAGCGCGCCTACCTGGAACAGCAGCTGGAACTCTGTGGCGGGCGCGTGGGCAAGCTGGCCGAGCGCGTGGGCCTGGAACGGACCCATCTCTATCGCAAGCTCAAGGCCCTGGGTATCGAAATCCAGAAGAATCAGTGA
- a CDS encoding AzlD family protein — MFMIETTPLGILLIIAVMTVVTIATRWLGSFLMEHIPLSPRTERFIAAMASSVLIAVVVPMAVAGDWGARAALITTGALVLISGRILPAIAAGLGAAALVRYLY; from the coding sequence ATGTTCATGATTGAAACCACGCCTCTGGGGATTCTCCTCATCATCGCGGTGATGACGGTGGTAACCATCGCCACCCGCTGGCTGGGCAGCTTTTTGATGGAACACATTCCCCTGAGTCCGAGGACCGAGCGCTTTATCGCGGCCATGGCCTCATCGGTGCTGATCGCGGTGGTAGTGCCCATGGCCGTCGCCGGGGATTGGGGTGCCCGGGCGGCATTGATTACCACCGGGGCACTGGTGTTGATCAGTGGTCGGATTCTGCCGGCCATTGCCGCCGGCCTGGGTGCCGCCGCCCTGGTGCGTTACCTCTATTGA
- a CDS encoding AzlC family ABC transporter permease: MQSSQPTPPYHLRGDRIGREFLQLLPMGLFVAIFGIAYGLAAVQTGLAPWQATLMSTTVFAGAAQFAVLGMWGSEVALLAIIAITLAINSRHILMGAALFPMLQKLPAGRRYGLLLLLTDANWARSYQQYQSGRENLEAIIGGGLALWLAWIAGTAFGTYFGRLLADPEAMGLDMVLGCFLLAMALSGPRSRRILLVWLVAGVSAVLAWYWLPPHVHVVVGALAGGLVGLFWREKPHVHD; encoded by the coding sequence ATGCAAAGCAGTCAGCCCACCCCGCCCTATCATCTGCGGGGCGATCGTATCGGCCGGGAATTCCTCCAGCTTTTGCCCATGGGCTTGTTCGTGGCCATCTTCGGCATCGCCTACGGACTGGCCGCGGTACAAACCGGATTGGCCCCCTGGCAGGCCACCCTGATGAGCACCACGGTCTTCGCCGGAGCGGCCCAGTTCGCGGTCTTGGGCATGTGGGGCAGTGAGGTAGCCCTGCTGGCCATCATCGCCATCACCCTGGCCATCAACTCCCGCCACATCCTCATGGGCGCGGCCCTGTTCCCCATGCTGCAAAAGCTGCCCGCCGGCCGCCGTTACGGGCTGTTACTGCTATTGACCGATGCCAACTGGGCACGCAGCTATCAGCAATATCAAAGCGGGCGGGAGAATCTGGAGGCCATTATCGGCGGGGGGCTGGCCCTGTGGCTGGCATGGATCGCCGGCACCGCATTCGGCACCTATTTCGGCCGACTGCTGGCCGACCCCGAAGCCATGGGGCTGGACATGGTGCTGGGCTGTTTCCTGCTGGCCATGGCCCTGAGCGGTCCGCGCTCACGACGGATCCTGCTGGTCTGGCTGGTGGCGGGGGTGAGTGCGGTGCTGGCCTGGTACTGGCTACCACCCCACGTGCATGTGGTGGTGGGGGCCCTGGCCGGTGGCCTGGTGGGGCTTTTCTGGCGGGAGAAACCCCATGTTCATGATTGA
- a CDS encoding LysM peptidoglycan-binding domain-containing protein has product MAKAVHHGPAAANPVNSSIHAARGLSDPLPATAPRILIRGLAWASIAVLALTTACGGTPEPAPEEAEETVEEAPPEETFVSDPAPVEPAETAPREYIVQRGDTLWDISEMFLQDPWLWPEIWHINRQIRDPHLIYPGDVITLFYRDGRPHLQIERDGEIYQTTLPIERLSPQVRVEGLPRAIPFIPIDTIRPLLRRPQLMTREMIDDAPYLLRSEDGRLMTSAGDRIYVRNLNDTDARRFTIMRPGQDYRDPETGRLLGQEAIYVGQAELQRGGDPATFFVTQANREALEGDRLFSVEDRVLERDFYPRAPDDEIDGQVITSIEEGELIGQYQTVVFNRGSDHGLAMGHVLEILERGERVRDREQGRFSRQVRLPDETIGLALIYRVEEEVSFALVMRAEKEISEGDMIRNPRQRIRTPQTRERRFN; this is encoded by the coding sequence ATGGCCAAGGCAGTCCATCATGGCCCGGCAGCGGCAAACCCGGTGAATTCTTCCATCCATGCCGCCCGAGGCCTGAGCGACCCCCTTCCCGCCACCGCGCCCCGGATCCTGATCCGCGGGCTGGCCTGGGCGAGCATCGCCGTGTTGGCGCTGACCACCGCCTGCGGGGGCACCCCGGAACCGGCACCGGAAGAGGCCGAAGAAACGGTCGAAGAAGCACCGCCGGAAGAGACCTTTGTCTCCGACCCGGCCCCGGTGGAACCGGCGGAAACCGCCCCCCGGGAGTACATTGTCCAGCGGGGCGATACCCTATGGGACATCTCCGAGATGTTTTTGCAGGACCCCTGGCTATGGCCGGAGATCTGGCACATCAATCGCCAAATCCGGGACCCTCATCTGATCTATCCGGGTGATGTCATCACCCTGTTCTACCGGGATGGTCGTCCTCATCTGCAGATCGAGCGCGACGGCGAGATTTACCAGACCACTCTGCCCATTGAACGGCTGAGCCCGCAGGTTCGGGTGGAAGGCCTGCCCCGGGCGATCCCCTTCATCCCCATCGACACCATCCGCCCCCTGCTGCGTCGGCCCCAGCTGATGACCCGGGAGATGATCGATGATGCCCCCTATCTGCTGCGCTCGGAGGACGGCCGTCTGATGACCAGCGCCGGTGACCGGATCTATGTTCGCAATCTGAACGATACCGATGCCCGCCGCTTCACCATCATGCGCCCGGGCCAGGATTACCGTGACCCGGAAACCGGCCGCCTGCTGGGCCAGGAAGCCATTTACGTGGGGCAGGCCGAGCTGCAGCGCGGCGGCGACCCGGCCACCTTCTTTGTCACCCAGGCGAATCGGGAAGCCTTGGAAGGGGATCGGCTTTTCTCGGTGGAAGACCGGGTGTTGGAGCGGGATTTCTACCCCCGCGCGCCGGACGATGAAATCGACGGCCAGGTGATCACCTCTATTGAGGAAGGCGAGCTGATCGGCCAGTACCAGACGGTGGTCTTCAATCGCGGTAGCGATCATGGCCTGGCCATGGGCCATGTCCTGGAGATCCTGGAACGGGGCGAACGAGTCCGGGATCGTGAGCAGGGCCGCTTTAGTCGCCAGGTTCGCTTGCCGGACGAGACCATTGGCCTGGCGCTGATCTACCGGGTAGAAGAGGAAGTAAGCTTTGCCTTGGTGATGCGGGCCGAAAAGGAAATATCGGAAGGGGACATGATCCGCAATCCCCGTCAAAGGATCCGCACGCCGCAAACCCGTGAACGCCGTTTCAACTGA
- a CDS encoding SPOR domain-containing protein, giving the protein MPRDYKHSGASQRRKKSHEGNTGWVWLIVGFALGFATAMAVTWLQQSENELPRLDLEPAEGETRGDTEDEEDERGRFNFYRMLESFEVVVPEEEVRVRESDREQEQPVEEGRYILQVGSFRSESDAERMRANLGLAGFESRIQRVSIDDGQTYYRVRVGPIENPTELERTRERLEDQGIEPLLIRLRED; this is encoded by the coding sequence ATGCCTCGCGATTACAAGCACAGCGGAGCCAGTCAGCGACGCAAGAAAAGCCATGAAGGCAACACCGGTTGGGTGTGGCTGATCGTCGGCTTCGCCCTGGGTTTTGCCACCGCCATGGCGGTCACCTGGCTTCAGCAATCGGAAAACGAGTTGCCGCGCCTGGATCTGGAACCCGCCGAGGGCGAGACCCGGGGTGATACCGAAGACGAGGAAGACGAGCGGGGGCGCTTCAACTTCTACCGCATGCTGGAAAGCTTCGAGGTGGTGGTACCGGAGGAGGAAGTCCGGGTCCGGGAGAGCGATCGGGAGCAGGAACAGCCGGTAGAGGAAGGCCGTTACATCCTGCAGGTGGGTTCCTTCCGCAGCGAGTCGGATGCCGAGCGCATGCGCGCCAATCTGGGCCTGGCCGGTTTCGAATCCCGCATCCAGCGGGTCAGCATTGATGACGGCCAGACCTATTACCGCGTCCGGGTGGGGCCCATCGAGAACCCCACGGAACTGGAACGGACGCGGGAACGGCTGGAAGACCAGGGCATCGAACCGCTATTGATTCGCCTGCGGGAAGACTAG
- the fmt gene encoding methionyl-tRNA formyltransferase, with the protein MSLPDNAAGGLRIVYAGTPDFAVPALDALHDAGHQVVGVFTQPDRPAGRGRRLQPSPVKQAAQSLDIPVYQPQRLDAEAQADLKALAPDLMVVAAYGLILPRAVLILPRMGCINIHASLLPRWRGAAPIQRAIQAGDDETGITIMQMDEGLDTGPMLMRRPLPIAADETGGSLHDKLAALGGNCILDVVDGLAMGRIKAEPQPETGVCYARKLTKAEALIDWNAPAMNIERQVRAFNPWPVAQTQWGKRVLRIHSAHLHQGDRQAAPGRVIRAGKSGVVIACGEGALVLETVQLPGKRPISARDLANAGLKAGVMLGRDAETNTR; encoded by the coding sequence ATGTCCTTGCCCGATAACGCCGCCGGCGGCCTGCGCATCGTCTATGCGGGCACGCCGGATTTTGCCGTCCCCGCCCTGGATGCCCTGCATGATGCCGGGCATCAGGTGGTGGGCGTCTTTACCCAGCCGGACCGACCGGCGGGTCGCGGGCGTCGTCTGCAGCCCTCCCCCGTCAAGCAGGCCGCCCAGTCGCTGGATATCCCCGTTTACCAGCCTCAGCGGCTGGACGCCGAGGCGCAGGCCGACCTAAAGGCCCTGGCCCCGGATCTCATGGTGGTGGCCGCCTATGGTCTGATACTGCCCCGGGCGGTGTTGATACTGCCCCGGATGGGCTGCATTAACATTCATGCCTCCCTGCTGCCTCGCTGGCGTGGGGCTGCCCCCATTCAGCGGGCCATTCAGGCTGGCGATGACGAGACCGGCATCACCATCATGCAGATGGATGAAGGCCTGGATACCGGCCCCATGCTGATGCGCCGCCCGCTACCCATCGCCGCCGATGAAACCGGCGGCAGTCTGCATGACAAGCTTGCCGCGCTTGGGGGGAACTGCATTCTGGATGTGGTGGACGGTCTCGCCATGGGACGTATCAAGGCCGAGCCGCAACCCGAGACCGGGGTCTGTTACGCCCGTAAGTTAACGAAGGCCGAAGCCTTGATTGACTGGAATGCGCCAGCGATGAATATCGAACGACAAGTGCGGGCCTTCAATCCCTGGCCTGTGGCTCAGACCCAATGGGGGAAACGCGTACTTCGTATTCATTCTGCCCACCTTCATCAAGGCGATAGGCAGGCGGCCCCGGGGCGAGTGATACGGGCCGGCAAGTCGGGGGTGGTGATTGCCTGTGGCGAGGGGGCGCTGGTACTGGAGACTGTGCAGTTGCCCGGTAAACGCCCCATTTCCGCGCGGGACCTGGCCAATGCCGGGCTAAAGGCCGGGGTGATGTTGGGCCGGGATGCGGAGACGAATACGCGATGA
- a CDS encoding sensor histidine kinase — translation MDPSFLRKLGLTLLTLFGLALMLAALWMLAETTQREATDFDRLHDWLLGFNILGVALLVILLGFNLGHLIIQYRARRPGSRLTARFVGVFAVLALVPVILVFYFSLQFITKGIDSWFDVRIESALEESLALSRAALESRMRDQEAQTEVVAQNVAGLSMDVLASRLESYRRELEATELTVFSSDGQILATSGEFGRGFLPSQPPRELISQARRSGSYVGLDSPEAEGELIHVRALVTLPEPERLASPRILQARFPVPARQSQLAERVQTAWQQYRELDFYRAPIRISFVLTLSLVLLLSLLLAIVGAFHFARRLVAPIQDLAAGTRAVARGELDTRLPLRAHDEVGFLALSFNEMTRRLQEAREQAARSRREVEAERAYLEAVLARLTSGVIALDSDLKIRAANAAAEQILELELLPETGRPLMELAGTSPRLKVLADRVMAHIHQGDAEWHEELALPGRTLRRLLICRCKALPFPGEDEPGHVIVFDDITMLVQAQRDSAWGEVARRLAHEIRNPLTPIQLAAERIRHKYLERVDDAGTLDRATHTIVQQVEALKAMVKAFSDYARSPDLEFTLLDINQLIMEVADLYRGLDDGPHLSLDLDTDLPRVRADAGRIRQALHNLVRNAQEASRSEDGARVRIVSRRLVSDVQTDQVEVVVEDDGPGFGDDMGNTVFEPYVTTKPKGTGLGLAIVKKLVEEHGGLIRAGNREAGGAQIIMQIPINAPMETS, via the coding sequence GTGGACCCTTCGTTCCTGAGAAAACTCGGTCTTACCCTGCTGACGCTGTTCGGCTTGGCCTTGATGCTGGCCGCGCTCTGGATGCTGGCGGAAACCACCCAGCGGGAGGCCACTGATTTTGATCGCCTGCACGACTGGTTGCTGGGCTTCAATATTCTGGGCGTGGCCCTGCTGGTCATCTTGCTGGGTTTCAATCTCGGTCATCTGATCATTCAGTACCGAGCTCGTCGGCCCGGCTCCCGATTAACCGCTCGTTTTGTCGGCGTCTTTGCGGTACTGGCGCTCGTGCCGGTCATCCTGGTGTTCTATTTCTCCCTGCAGTTCATCACCAAGGGCATTGATTCCTGGTTTGATGTCCGCATCGAGTCGGCCCTGGAGGAATCCCTGGCCCTCAGTCGTGCCGCACTGGAAAGCCGGATGCGGGATCAGGAAGCCCAGACCGAAGTGGTGGCACAGAATGTGGCCGGACTTTCGATGGATGTTCTGGCCTCCCGGCTGGAGTCCTATCGTCGTGAGCTGGAAGCCACGGAACTGACCGTGTTTTCCAGTGATGGACAGATACTGGCCACCAGCGGCGAGTTCGGCCGGGGCTTTCTGCCCAGCCAGCCACCCCGGGAGTTGATCAGCCAGGCCCGTCGCAGCGGCAGTTATGTGGGGCTGGATTCGCCGGAAGCCGAGGGGGAACTGATCCACGTGCGTGCCCTGGTGACTTTGCCGGAGCCGGAGCGACTGGCTTCCCCCAGAATTCTGCAGGCCCGTTTCCCGGTGCCGGCCCGCCAGAGCCAGCTGGCCGAGCGGGTCCAGACCGCCTGGCAGCAATACCGGGAGCTGGATTTCTATCGGGCGCCGATCCGCATCAGTTTCGTGTTGACCCTGTCACTGGTTTTGCTGCTCAGTCTTTTGCTGGCCATCGTCGGTGCCTTTCACTTCGCTCGTCGCCTGGTGGCACCGATCCAGGATTTGGCCGCCGGGACCCGGGCCGTGGCCCGGGGCGAGCTGGACACCCGATTACCGCTACGGGCCCATGATGAGGTGGGCTTTCTCGCCCTGTCCTTCAATGAAATGACCCGTCGTTTGCAGGAGGCCCGGGAGCAGGCGGCGCGCAGCCGCCGGGAAGTGGAAGCAGAGCGGGCTTATCTGGAGGCGGTACTCGCCCGACTCACCTCGGGGGTGATTGCCCTGGACTCCGATCTCAAGATTCGGGCGGCCAATGCTGCCGCCGAGCAGATTCTGGAACTGGAGCTGTTACCGGAGACCGGCCGGCCGCTGATGGAGCTGGCCGGCACCTCGCCCCGCCTGAAGGTGCTGGCCGACCGGGTTATGGCGCATATTCATCAGGGCGATGCCGAATGGCATGAAGAGCTGGCCCTGCCCGGTCGCACCCTGAGGCGACTGCTCATCTGCCGTTGCAAGGCCTTGCCGTTCCCGGGCGAGGACGAGCCGGGTCATGTGATCGTTTTTGACGATATCACCATGCTGGTCCAGGCACAGCGGGATTCAGCCTGGGGGGAGGTGGCCCGGCGACTGGCCCATGAAATTCGTAATCCCCTGACCCCCATCCAGCTGGCGGCGGAGCGGATTCGGCACAAGTATCTGGAGCGGGTGGATGATGCCGGTACCCTGGACCGGGCCACCCACACCATCGTTCAGCAGGTGGAGGCCCTCAAGGCCATGGTCAAGGCCTTTAGCGACTATGCCCGCAGTCCCGACCTGGAGTTCACCCTGCTGGATATCAACCAGTTGATCATGGAGGTGGCGGATCTCTATCGAGGACTGGATGATGGTCCCCATCTCTCCCTTGATCTCGATACGGACTTGCCGCGGGTTCGGGCGGACGCCGGGCGTATCCGCCAGGCCCTGCACAATCTGGTTCGCAACGCCCAGGAGGCTTCCCGGTCCGAGGACGGGGCCCGGGTACGAATTGTCAGCCGCCGTCTGGTATCCGATGTCCAGACCGACCAGGTGGAAGTGGTGGTGGAGGACGACGGGCCCGGTTTCGGCGACGATATGGGCAATACGGTCTTTGAACCCTATGTCACCACCAAGCCCAAGGGAACGGGCCTGGGCCTGGCCATCGTGAAGAAACTGGTGGAGGAGCATGGGGGCCTGATCCGGGCGGGCAACCGTGAGGCCGGCGGGGCCCAGATCATCATGCAGATTCCCATTAATGCACCGATGGAGACTTCCTGA